The genomic region CACGCCGGCGTCGTCGGCGAAGCTGTCCGCGATGCCGCCGTGGCCGTCGTGGCCAACAGTGGCCGCGAGGTCCAGAGCGAGCGCCATACCCCGCAGTCTAATGGGAAAGCCGGTTGCTGCCGTATGAGGGCGTGCCCTAGGGTCCTAACGACACGATACAGATCTACCGTTAGGAGCGACATGCTGAGACCCGAGGTGCCGGTTGCGGTCGAGCGGTTGAACGAGGTGCTGGCCGGAGTCGACGACGACCTCGTCCGGGCGCCGTCGGCGCTGCCCGGCTGGTCCCGGGCGCACGTGATCGCACACCTGGCGAACTTCAGCGACGCGATGACCCGGCAGGTCGAGCAGGCGCTCGCCGGGCGGCTGGTCGAGTTCTACGACGGCGGCCGGCCGGCCCGGGACGCGGCGATCGAGGCGGGCGCCCGGCGCTCTGCGGAGGAGCTTCGGAACCACGCGAAGCGGGCAACGGCCGAGCTGCTTGCGGCCTGGCAGCGGGTGGACGACTGGAGCCGACCGGTCAAGCACCGCGACGGCACCCTCGCGGACACCGTCTACACCGGCTGGCGCGAGCTGGAGGTGCACACGGCCGACCTGGCCCTCGCCCCGACCACCGACGACTGGTCGGAGGCCTTCTGCCTGCACCTGCTCGAGTTCCTCCAGCCGCGCGTCCCTGAGGGAGTCCGCCTGGTCCTGCAGACTCCAGACGTCCACTGGGCCCACGGCTCCGGCACCGACACTGTGGTCGCAGGGCGGCTCACCGACGTGACCGCCTGGATGGCAGGCCGCCGTCCCCGAGGCCCGTTGACCGGCGACCTCCCGGAGCTGGCGCCCTGGCCCTGATCCAGCCGGCTACTTCAGGCCAGTGGTCTTCATCGCGTCGACCAGGCGTTTCTGGCCGGCGACAAAGACCGCGACGGTCGGGATCGCGGCGATCACCGCGGCGGCGAGAATGAGGTTCCACGCGGAGGCGTACTGACCCTGCAGCCCCGAGATGCCGAGCTGCACCACCCGCAGGTCGGGGTTGCGGGTGATGGTCAGCGGCCAGAGGAAGGCATTCCAGTTGGCCAGGAAGAACAGCACCGACAGCGACGCGAGCACAGGCCGGCTGAGCGGCAGGATGACACTCCAGTACCGGCGCCAGTAGCCGCAGCCGTCCAGGTCGGCCGCCTCCTCCAGTTCGCGCGGGATGTTCAGGTAGTACTGCCGCAGCAGGAAGATGCCGAAGGCATGGAAGATGCTCGGCACGATCAGCCCGGCGTAGCTGTCCAGCAGGTTGAGCTGCTTGGCGACCAGGAACAACGGCACCAGGATCACCGGCAGCGACACCAGCAGCGTCGACATGATGCCGGAGAAGATCAGTGCGCGGCCGGGGAACCGCAGCCGGGCCAGCGCGTACGCCGCCATCGAGTGGAAGAACAGCGCGATCACGGTGACCGCCACCGACACGATCGCGCTGTTCAGCAGGAACCTCGGCAGCGGGAACTTCAGCAGCACGTACTGCAGGTTGTCCAGCGTCCAGCTCGACGGCCAGCCGAACGAGAACACGTCCTCGGCCGGTTTCAGCACACTGACCAGCACCCACAGCAACGGCGCGACCGCGACCAGCGCCAGGACGTGCGCCAGGACGGGAAAGAACCTAGTCCTCATCGAAACGGCCTCCCTTGGTGAAGGCGAACATCAGGCCGGTGCAGAGCACCAGGATCGCCACCACGACGGTGGTCAGCGCCGCGGCGTACCCGAGGTTGTTGAAGGTGAAGGCCTGCTCGTAGATGTAGAGCACGACCGTGCTGGTGGCCCGCGCCGGACCACCCTTGGTCAGCACGAAGACCAGGTCGAACGCCTGCAGGCCGGTGACCGCGCCGATGGTGGAGTTGACCACCACGAAGAAGCTGGTCGGCCGCAGCAACGGGGGATCACGAACCGGAACCGCTGGCAGGCCGACGCCCCGTCGATCTGGGCGGCGTCCTCGAGCTCCTTCGGCACGTCCTTCAGCCCGGCCAGCAGGACCAGCATCTGGTAGCCCATCACGAACCAGACGCTGATCACCACGTACGTGCCGAGCGCGAGCGACGGCGTGCCGAGGAACGACACGTCGCCGAGCCCGAACGGCGCCAGCAGCTTCGACACCGCGCCGCGCTTGTCGACCAGCAGGAACTGCCAGATCAGGCCGACCACGACCAGGCTGACCACGTGCGGCAGGAAGAACGCCGACCGGACCCAGCCGATGCCGCGGAAGTGGTTGCGGACCAGCATCGCCAGCCCGAAGCTGATCACGAACGCGATCGGCACGAAGCTGACCACGTAGATCGCGGTGATCTTCAGCGACGCCCAGAGCTGGTCGTCGCTGCCCATCAGCCGGTAGTTGGCCAGCCCGACGTACTGGTAGTTGCCGAAGCCGTCGACCTTGAAGAACGCGACGCCGAGCGCGAGCACCATCGGCACCGCGACGAACGCGAGCAGTCCGAGCAGGTCCGGCGCCAGGAACGCGTACGCCGCCAGCGCCTCGCGTCGCCTGCGGGTCATCGGCGCCTTGGCGCGGGTCGGTGGCACCCGCACCGGCGGCTTGGACGGGGGCGCTGTCGTGGTCGCCATCAGCTGATGGGCGCGCCTTGGTAGGTCTGCAGGAAGGTGTCGATCCGCTGCGCCGCGTCGGCCGCCGCCTTGGCCGGGTCCGCTCCGTTCAGCTGGCAGGCCTGGATCGCGTCCGCGATCGGCTGGTACACCTCCGGTGGGAACCGCGGCTCGGGCCGGCCGGTCGGCGCGATCTCGCCGACGAACTGCTTCAGCACGCCCTCGGCGAACGCGCCCTTCGCGTCGGCGGCCTGCTGGACCGACGTGCGCGGCGGCACGTTGGTCTTCACCACCGTGTTCCACTGCCGCTGCCGCTCGATGCCCTCGGCATCGGTCGAGCCCAGCGCCCAGGTGATGAACTTGGCCGCGGCTTCGGGGTTCTTGCCCTTGGAGTTGGCCACGAACGCCCAGCCGCCGAGGTCGGTGGCCGGCTTGCCGCCGGGCGGCGTGGGCAGCGGAATGATGCCGTACTTGACGTTCTTCGCCTTGGTGCGCAGGTCCGCGACCGCCCAGATGCCGCTCTGCTGCATCGCGACCGCACCGGACCCGAGGTTGGAGACGACGTCGCCGCCACCGTCGCCGAGCGCCTTGCGCGGCGCCACCTTGGTCTTGATCGAGTCCTGCCAGAACTTCAGCGCCTGCACGGCGGCCGGCGAGTCGAAGGCGACCTTGCCGTCCTTGATCGGGGTCCCGTCGCCCTGCCAGAGGAACGGGTACCAGGTGAAGTTCTGGTAGTAGCCGGGCAGCGTCTCGAACATCACGCCGTACCGGTCCTTGCCGGTCAGCTTCTCGGCGACCGCGAGGGTCTGCTCCCAGGTCTTGGGCAGATCGGCCTCGGACAGGCCGGCCTTGGTGAAGGCCGCCTCGCTGTAGTACATCGCGAGCGGCTCGATCTCCATGGGCAGGCCGTAGACCTTGCCATCGACCGAGCGGGCCTCCAGCAGGCCGGGCAGATAGTCGGCCTTGGCTTCGGCGGGCAGCGCCGAGGACAGGTCCTGCAGTACGCCGCCGTTGCAGTACCGCAGGAAGTCGCCGGGGCTGATCAGGAAGATGTCCGGGCCCTCACCGGACTGGAACGCCGTCTGCAGGGTGGTCCCGTTCAGGTAGTCCTTGCCGGGGATGTAGCGCAGCTTCACCTTCACGTCGTTGTTGGCGTTCCACTGCTCGGTCATGTCGACGAACCACTTGCTCTGCGGGCCGCCGTCGTCGGACGGGCCGTAGAAGTTCCAGAACGACAGCTCCTTGCCGCCTCCACCACCGCTGCCGTCACCTCCGCACGCGGTCAGCAGGGAGCCGCCGGCGGCCGAGGCGGCCAGCGCGCCGAGGCCGCCGCGCAGCACCGAACGCCGGCTGATCGGCCTGTTGGGAAAGGAGGGTGCGGGCATCGCGGGCTCCAGGGGGTCGCGCTCCGGATCTGGGCAATCGATTTCACGCAATCTACGAGCGAGGTCCGGGACGGTCAAGAGCGCAGCGGTCACGAGTTTGACCGGACAAAGCAACACGCCTTGTTTTGCTCGGGTTGCCGCCGTTGACACTGCGCACCGACGCTGCCTACGCTTCGGAAATCGATTTCTGAGAGCAGACCGGAAGCGGGTCAGGATGCCAGTAGTGCCGAACCGCGCGGACCGCCCCGCCGCCGAGCGGCAGCAGCTCGCCGACGGCGCCGAGGCGCCCGGGTCCGCCGCAGCCGTCAGCGCCCAGGCCGCCAGGTCCGCTCCGGCCGCGGACGTTGGCACAGAGGCCCATGGGTCCGCCCCGATCGTCGGCGCGCAGGCAAACGGGTCCGCCCCGGGCGCAGCCGTCGGCGCGGGGGTGGCCGAGCTTCCTCGTGACCTGGTCACCCGGGGACTTGCGGCGGCGCGCAGCGCGATCGAGACCGAAGCCGCGGCCGTCTCCGCCCTGGCGGACCGCCTCGACGGCGTGTTCCTCGACGTGCTGACCGCGGTGGCCGGCTGCCAGGGACACCTGGTCGTCACCGGCCTCGGCAAGTCCGGCCTGGTCGGCCGCAAGATCGCCGCGACGCTGGCCTCCACCGGCACCCCGGCCACCTTCATCCACGCCGGCGACGCGCTGCACGGCGACTCCGGCGCCGTCACCTCGCGCGACCTGGTGCTGGCGCTGTCCGCGTCGGGCGAGACCGCCGAGGTGTGCGCGTTCGCCCGGATGCTCGCCGAGCGCTCGATCCCGGTGATCGCGATGACCGGCGCCGAGCACTCCACCCTGGCCCAGCTGGCGACGTACACGCTGGACACGATGGTGCTGCGCGAGGCGGATCCGCTCAACCTCGCGCCGACCGCGTCGACCACGGCCGCACTGGTGATGGGCGATGCACTCGCCTGCGCCCTCGTCGTCCTGCGGGAGTTCACCCACCACGACTTCGCCCGGTTCCATCCGTC from Kribbella flavida DSM 17836 harbors:
- a CDS encoding maleylpyruvate isomerase family mycothiol-dependent enzyme → MLRPEVPVAVERLNEVLAGVDDDLVRAPSALPGWSRAHVIAHLANFSDAMTRQVEQALAGRLVEFYDGGRPARDAAIEAGARRSAEELRNHAKRATAELLAAWQRVDDWSRPVKHRDGTLADTVYTGWRELEVHTADLALAPTTDDWSEAFCLHLLEFLQPRVPEGVRLVLQTPDVHWAHGSGTDTVVAGRLTDVTAWMAGRRPRGPLTGDLPELAPWP
- a CDS encoding carbohydrate ABC transporter permease; its protein translation is MRTRFFPVLAHVLALVAVAPLLWVLVSVLKPAEDVFSFGWPSSWTLDNLQYVLLKFPLPRFLLNSAIVSVAVTVIALFFHSMAAYALARLRFPGRALIFSGIMSTLLVSLPVILVPLFLVAKQLNLLDSYAGLIVPSIFHAFGIFLLRQYYLNIPRELEEAADLDGCGYWRRYWSVILPLSRPVLASLSVLFFLANWNAFLWPLTITRNPDLRVVQLGISGLQGQYASAWNLILAAAVIAAIPTVAVFVAGQKRLVDAMKTTGLK
- a CDS encoding carbohydrate ABC transporter permease, whose protein sequence is MVNSTIGAVTGLQAFDLVFVLTKGGPARATSTVVLYIYEQAFTFNNLGYAAALTTVVVAILVLCTGLMFAFTKGGRFDED
- a CDS encoding carbohydrate ABC transporter permease translates to MATTTAPPSKPPVRVPPTRAKAPMTRRRREALAAYAFLAPDLLGLLAFVAVPMVLALGVAFFKVDGFGNYQYVGLANYRLMGSDDQLWASLKITAIYVVSFVPIAFVISFGLAMLVRNHFRGIGWVRSAFFLPHVVSLVVVGLIWQFLLVDKRGAVSKLLAPFGLGDVSFLGTPSLALGTYVVISVWFVMGYQMLVLLAGLKDVPKELEDAAQIDGASACQRFRFVIPRCCGRPASSWWSTPPSARSPACRRSTWSSC
- a CDS encoding ABC transporter substrate-binding protein, which codes for MPAPSFPNRPISRRSVLRGGLGALAASAAGGSLLTACGGDGSGGGGGKELSFWNFYGPSDDGGPQSKWFVDMTEQWNANNDVKVKLRYIPGKDYLNGTTLQTAFQSGEGPDIFLISPGDFLRYCNGGVLQDLSSALPAEAKADYLPGLLEARSVDGKVYGLPMEIEPLAMYYSEAAFTKAGLSEADLPKTWEQTLAVAEKLTGKDRYGVMFETLPGYYQNFTWYPFLWQGDGTPIKDGKVAFDSPAAVQALKFWQDSIKTKVAPRKALGDGGGDVVSNLGSGAVAMQQSGIWAVADLRTKAKNVKYGIIPLPTPPGGKPATDLGGWAFVANSKGKNPEAAAKFITWALGSTDAEGIERQRQWNTVVKTNVPPRTSVQQAADAKGAFAEGVLKQFVGEIAPTGRPEPRFPPEVYQPIADAIQACQLNGADPAKAAADAAQRIDTFLQTYQGAPIS
- a CDS encoding KpsF/GutQ family sugar-phosphate isomerase, producing MPVVPNRADRPAAERQQLADGAEAPGSAAAVSAQAARSAPAADVGTEAHGSAPIVGAQANGSAPGAAVGAGVAELPRDLVTRGLAAARSAIETEAAAVSALADRLDGVFLDVLTAVAGCQGHLVVTGLGKSGLVGRKIAATLASTGTPATFIHAGDALHGDSGAVTSRDLVLALSASGETAEVCAFARMLAERSIPVIAMTGAEHSTLAQLATYTLDTMVLREADPLNLAPTASTTAALVMGDALACALVVLREFTHHDFARFHPSGTLGARLLGSGEQAP